In the genome of Entelurus aequoreus isolate RoL-2023_Sb linkage group LG08, RoL_Eaeq_v1.1, whole genome shotgun sequence, one region contains:
- the LOC133655693 gene encoding uncharacterized protein LOC133655693, with protein MRKGKGKIEIPKPSGSAVTEHNWEQDLRLDTGHDGNQEVIIQILEEMKEEMKEMKEMKEEMKEMKKEMKEMKKEMKELKEYLRKVTTEHQQDVKSLQENIENLQSQNNRRNNEATEMSKQMKILQEDNNMLRNIIDEMDQDKRMNDIIVTGQRIKPRSYAKAVNNEGEPDEMDMISAEQQVVNFLQSKEIEIDINTIETCIPLNGRNNNATPVVLVKLVNRKSKMALLRQGKKLKGTNVYMNEHLTKRNAGIVKKARDLRRQGKIQGTWSTNCKIYIKLNGGPEARVIVVHDIKDLDNF; from the coding sequence atgcgaaaaggtaaaggaaagattgaaatcccgaaaccttcggggtcagctgttacagaacacaactgggaacaagatttgaggttggacacaggacatgatgggaatcaagaagtgataatacaaatacttgaagaaatgaaagaagaaatgaaagaaatgaaagaaatgaaagaagaaatgaaagaaatgaaaaaagaaatgaaagaaatgaaaaaagaaatgaaagaattgaaagaatatctgagaaaagtaacaacagaacaccaacaagatgtgaaaagtctgcaggaaaatatagaaaatctgcaatctcagaacaacagaagaaataatgaagccactgaaatgagcaaacaaatgaagatccttcaagaagacaacaacatgctgaggaatatcatcgatgaaatggatcaggacaaacgaatgaatgatatcatcgtgactgggcagcgaattaaaccaagatcctatgcgaaagctgtgaataatgaaggtgaacctgatgaaatggatatgatctcagcagaacagcaagtggtcaactttctgcaatcaaaggaaattgaaattgacattaataccatcgaaacatgcatcccactgaacggaagaaacaacaacgccactccagtcgtgctcgtgaaactcgtaaacagaaaatctaaaatggcattgctgagacagggaaagaagctgaagggaacaaatgtgtacatgaatgagcatctcacaaaacgcaatgctggaatcgtcaagaaagcacgcgacttgagaaggcagggaaaaatccagggaacttggagcaccaactgtaaaatctacatcaagctgaatggaggtccagaagcaagagtaattgttgtccatgacatcaaggacctggacaatttttaa